Proteins from a genomic interval of Phocoena phocoena chromosome 20, mPhoPho1.1, whole genome shotgun sequence:
- the MAMSTR gene encoding MEF2-activating motif and SAP domain-containing transcriptional regulator isoform X3 encodes MTLAASSQRSQIIRSKFRSVLQLRIHRRYQDTISDPDPWISAADPALAPAPASPSSPASFLFSPGVLLPEPKHYPWRSLKKESPKISQHWREPKPKKNLTYHQYMPPEPRQGSRADPQAEGSALSPPGPPAWEWTNSQQPPPRMKLSPLTPSPPGVPSPSPSPHKLELQTLKLEELTVSELRQQLRLRGLPVSGTKSMLLERMRGGAPPRERPKPRREEGPAGAPWPRFRRKALGAAGRPGSLKTSRTSHSLPAPRAAETLVTAPAPAPAPAASTAQAPAPAPVPIPSAAASTALTLEEELQEAIRRAQLLPNRGINDILEDQVEPEDMLPPIPLDFPGSFDLLSPSPDSEGLSSVFSSSLPSPTNSPSPSPRGPTDSLDWLEALSGGPPLGCGPPAPSIFSADLSDSSGTRLWDLLEDPW; translated from the exons ATGACCCTGGCGGCTTCCTCCCAGCGCTCCCAAATCATTCGCTCCAAGTTCCGATCTG TCCTCCAGCTTCGGATCCACAGACGCTATCAGGACACAA TCTCGGATCCAGATCCATGGATCTCAGCCGCAGACCCGGCTCTGGCTCCGGCCCCAGCCTCACCCTCGAGCCCAGCGTCTTTCCTCTTCAGCCCTGGGGTCCTTCTCCCTGAGCCAAAACACTACCCTTGGCGGTCCCTGAAGAAG GAGTCTCCCAAGATCTCCCAACATTGGAGGGAGCCCAAGCCCAAGAAGAACTTGACATACCACCAGTACATGCCCCCAGAGCCGAGACAAGGGTCCAGGGCAGACCCCCAGGCTGAAGGGTCGGCCTTGAGTCCCCCTGGACCACCTGCATGGGAATGGACAAACTCACAGCAGCCACCTCCTAG GATGAAGCTCagtcccctcactccctccccaccAGGAGTCCCCAGCCCCTCGCCCTCTCCACACAAATTGGAACTTCAGACTCTCAAACTGGAGGAGCTGACG GTCTCAGAGCTCCGGCAGCAGCTGCGCCTGCGGGGCCTCCCAGTGTCTGGGACCAAGTCGATGCTCCTGGAGCGCATGCGCGGCGGCGCCCCGCCCCGCGAGCGGCCGAAGCCGCGGCGCGAGGAAGGTCCGGCGGGTGCTCCCTGGCCTCGCTTCAGGCGCAAGGCTTTGGGAGCCGCTGGGAGGCCGGGCTCG TTGAAGACGAGTCGAACGTCTCACTCGCTGCCCGCTCCACGTGCCGCGGAAACCCTTGTGacggctccggctccggctccggctccggctgCATCGACGGCTcaggctccagctccagctccagtaCCGATCCCTTCAGCAGCAGCCTCGACAGCCCTGACACTGGAGGAGGAGCTGCAGGAAGCGATCCGCAGAGCGCAG TTGCTTCCGAACCGGGGCATCAATGACATCCTGGAGGATCAGGTGGAGCCTGAGG ACATGCTGCCCCCCATCCCCCTGGACTTCCCCGGCTCCTTCGACTTGCTGTCCCCCTCCCCGGACTCTGAAGGCCTCTCATCTGTCTTCTCTTCCTCGCTCCCATCCCCCACGAACTCCCCGTCCCCCTCTCCCAGGGGCCCCACCGACTCCTTGGATTGGCTGGAGGCTCTGAGTGGGGGTCCCCCACTGGGCTGtggccccccagcccccagcattTTCTCTGCTGACTTATCTGATTCCAGTGGCACCAGGCTGTGGGACCTGCTGGAGGATCCGTGGTGA
- the MAMSTR gene encoding MEF2-activating motif and SAP domain-containing transcriptional regulator isoform X2 codes for MTLAASSQRSQIIRSKFRSVLQLRIHRRYQDTRSFAASPFSDPDPWISAADPALAPAPASPSSPASFLFSPGVLLPEPKHYPWRSLKKESPKISQHWREPKPKKNLTYHQYMPPEPRQGSRADPQAEGSALSPPGPPAWEWTNSQQPPPRMKLSPLTPSPPGVPSPSPSPHKLELQTLKLEELTVSELRQQLRLRGLPVSGTKSMLLERMRGGAPPRERPKPRREEGPAGAPWPRFRRKALGAAGRPGSLKTSRTSHSLPAPRAAETLVTAPAPAPAPAASTAQAPAPAPVPIPSAAASTALTLEEELQEAIRRAQLLPNRGINDILEDQVEPEDMLPPIPLDFPGSFDLLSPSPDSEGLSSVFSSSLPSPTNSPSPSPRGPTDSLDWLEALSGGPPLGCGPPAPSIFSADLSDSSGTRLWDLLEDPW; via the exons ATGACCCTGGCGGCTTCCTCCCAGCGCTCCCAAATCATTCGCTCCAAGTTCCGATCTG TCCTCCAGCTTCGGATCCACAGACGCTATCAGGACACAA GGTCCTTTGCTGCCTCTCCATTCTCGGATCCAGATCCATGGATCTCAGCCGCAGACCCGGCTCTGGCTCCGGCCCCAGCCTCACCCTCGAGCCCAGCGTCTTTCCTCTTCAGCCCTGGGGTCCTTCTCCCTGAGCCAAAACACTACCCTTGGCGGTCCCTGAAGAAG GAGTCTCCCAAGATCTCCCAACATTGGAGGGAGCCCAAGCCCAAGAAGAACTTGACATACCACCAGTACATGCCCCCAGAGCCGAGACAAGGGTCCAGGGCAGACCCCCAGGCTGAAGGGTCGGCCTTGAGTCCCCCTGGACCACCTGCATGGGAATGGACAAACTCACAGCAGCCACCTCCTAG GATGAAGCTCagtcccctcactccctccccaccAGGAGTCCCCAGCCCCTCGCCCTCTCCACACAAATTGGAACTTCAGACTCTCAAACTGGAGGAGCTGACG GTCTCAGAGCTCCGGCAGCAGCTGCGCCTGCGGGGCCTCCCAGTGTCTGGGACCAAGTCGATGCTCCTGGAGCGCATGCGCGGCGGCGCCCCGCCCCGCGAGCGGCCGAAGCCGCGGCGCGAGGAAGGTCCGGCGGGTGCTCCCTGGCCTCGCTTCAGGCGCAAGGCTTTGGGAGCCGCTGGGAGGCCGGGCTCG TTGAAGACGAGTCGAACGTCTCACTCGCTGCCCGCTCCACGTGCCGCGGAAACCCTTGTGacggctccggctccggctccggctccggctgCATCGACGGCTcaggctccagctccagctccagtaCCGATCCCTTCAGCAGCAGCCTCGACAGCCCTGACACTGGAGGAGGAGCTGCAGGAAGCGATCCGCAGAGCGCAG TTGCTTCCGAACCGGGGCATCAATGACATCCTGGAGGATCAGGTGGAGCCTGAGG ACATGCTGCCCCCCATCCCCCTGGACTTCCCCGGCTCCTTCGACTTGCTGTCCCCCTCCCCGGACTCTGAAGGCCTCTCATCTGTCTTCTCTTCCTCGCTCCCATCCCCCACGAACTCCCCGTCCCCCTCTCCCAGGGGCCCCACCGACTCCTTGGATTGGCTGGAGGCTCTGAGTGGGGGTCCCCCACTGGGCTGtggccccccagcccccagcattTTCTCTGCTGACTTATCTGATTCCAGTGGCACCAGGCTGTGGGACCTGCTGGAGGATCCGTGGTGA
- the MAMSTR gene encoding MEF2-activating motif and SAP domain-containing transcriptional regulator isoform X1 yields MTLAASSQRSQIIRSKFRSVLQLRIHRRYQDTSLSGSFAASPFSDPDPWISAADPALAPAPASPSSPASFLFSPGVLLPEPKHYPWRSLKKESPKISQHWREPKPKKNLTYHQYMPPEPRQGSRADPQAEGSALSPPGPPAWEWTNSQQPPPRMKLSPLTPSPPGVPSPSPSPHKLELQTLKLEELTVSELRQQLRLRGLPVSGTKSMLLERMRGGAPPRERPKPRREEGPAGAPWPRFRRKALGAAGRPGSLKTSRTSHSLPAPRAAETLVTAPAPAPAPAASTAQAPAPAPVPIPSAAASTALTLEEELQEAIRRAQLLPNRGINDILEDQVEPEDMLPPIPLDFPGSFDLLSPSPDSEGLSSVFSSSLPSPTNSPSPSPRGPTDSLDWLEALSGGPPLGCGPPAPSIFSADLSDSSGTRLWDLLEDPW; encoded by the exons ATGACCCTGGCGGCTTCCTCCCAGCGCTCCCAAATCATTCGCTCCAAGTTCCGATCTG TCCTCCAGCTTCGGATCCACAGACGCTATCAGGACACAA GCCTCTCAGGGTCCTTTGCTGCCTCTCCATTCTCGGATCCAGATCCATGGATCTCAGCCGCAGACCCGGCTCTGGCTCCGGCCCCAGCCTCACCCTCGAGCCCAGCGTCTTTCCTCTTCAGCCCTGGGGTCCTTCTCCCTGAGCCAAAACACTACCCTTGGCGGTCCCTGAAGAAG GAGTCTCCCAAGATCTCCCAACATTGGAGGGAGCCCAAGCCCAAGAAGAACTTGACATACCACCAGTACATGCCCCCAGAGCCGAGACAAGGGTCCAGGGCAGACCCCCAGGCTGAAGGGTCGGCCTTGAGTCCCCCTGGACCACCTGCATGGGAATGGACAAACTCACAGCAGCCACCTCCTAG GATGAAGCTCagtcccctcactccctccccaccAGGAGTCCCCAGCCCCTCGCCCTCTCCACACAAATTGGAACTTCAGACTCTCAAACTGGAGGAGCTGACG GTCTCAGAGCTCCGGCAGCAGCTGCGCCTGCGGGGCCTCCCAGTGTCTGGGACCAAGTCGATGCTCCTGGAGCGCATGCGCGGCGGCGCCCCGCCCCGCGAGCGGCCGAAGCCGCGGCGCGAGGAAGGTCCGGCGGGTGCTCCCTGGCCTCGCTTCAGGCGCAAGGCTTTGGGAGCCGCTGGGAGGCCGGGCTCG TTGAAGACGAGTCGAACGTCTCACTCGCTGCCCGCTCCACGTGCCGCGGAAACCCTTGTGacggctccggctccggctccggctccggctgCATCGACGGCTcaggctccagctccagctccagtaCCGATCCCTTCAGCAGCAGCCTCGACAGCCCTGACACTGGAGGAGGAGCTGCAGGAAGCGATCCGCAGAGCGCAG TTGCTTCCGAACCGGGGCATCAATGACATCCTGGAGGATCAGGTGGAGCCTGAGG ACATGCTGCCCCCCATCCCCCTGGACTTCCCCGGCTCCTTCGACTTGCTGTCCCCCTCCCCGGACTCTGAAGGCCTCTCATCTGTCTTCTCTTCCTCGCTCCCATCCCCCACGAACTCCCCGTCCCCCTCTCCCAGGGGCCCCACCGACTCCTTGGATTGGCTGGAGGCTCTGAGTGGGGGTCCCCCACTGGGCTGtggccccccagcccccagcattTTCTCTGCTGACTTATCTGATTCCAGTGGCACCAGGCTGTGGGACCTGCTGGAGGATCCGTGGTGA
- the MAMSTR gene encoding MEF2-activating motif and SAP domain-containing transcriptional regulator isoform X4, which translates to MPPEPRQGSRADPQAEGSALSPPGPPAWEWTNSQQPPPRMKLSPLTPSPPGVPSPSPSPHKLELQTLKLEELTLKTSRTSHSLPAPRAAETLVTAPAPAPAPAASTAQAPAPAPVPIPSAAASTALTLEEELQEAIRRAQLLPNRGINDILEDQVEPEDMLPPIPLDFPGSFDLLSPSPDSEGLSSVFSSSLPSPTNSPSPSPRGPTDSLDWLEALSGGPPLGCGPPAPSIFSADLSDSSGTRLWDLLEDPW; encoded by the exons ATGCCCCCAGAGCCGAGACAAGGGTCCAGGGCAGACCCCCAGGCTGAAGGGTCGGCCTTGAGTCCCCCTGGACCACCTGCATGGGAATGGACAAACTCACAGCAGCCACCTCCTAG GATGAAGCTCagtcccctcactccctccccaccAGGAGTCCCCAGCCCCTCGCCCTCTCCACACAAATTGGAACTTCAGACTCTCAAACTGGAGGAGCTGACG TTGAAGACGAGTCGAACGTCTCACTCGCTGCCCGCTCCACGTGCCGCGGAAACCCTTGTGacggctccggctccggctccggctccggctgCATCGACGGCTcaggctccagctccagctccagtaCCGATCCCTTCAGCAGCAGCCTCGACAGCCCTGACACTGGAGGAGGAGCTGCAGGAAGCGATCCGCAGAGCGCAG TTGCTTCCGAACCGGGGCATCAATGACATCCTGGAGGATCAGGTGGAGCCTGAGG ACATGCTGCCCCCCATCCCCCTGGACTTCCCCGGCTCCTTCGACTTGCTGTCCCCCTCCCCGGACTCTGAAGGCCTCTCATCTGTCTTCTCTTCCTCGCTCCCATCCCCCACGAACTCCCCGTCCCCCTCTCCCAGGGGCCCCACCGACTCCTTGGATTGGCTGGAGGCTCTGAGTGGGGGTCCCCCACTGGGCTGtggccccccagcccccagcattTTCTCTGCTGACTTATCTGATTCCAGTGGCACCAGGCTGTGGGACCTGCTGGAGGATCCGTGGTGA